From Chryseobacterium gallinarum, one genomic window encodes:
- a CDS encoding helix-turn-helix domain-containing protein produces the protein MLYKEIHIGKFIKEKVDENEITMERICKFLGKDEETVETMYNSKSIDSDLLLRWSKLLEYDFFRLYSSHLILYAPPAAVNKNQQKSEKIPYFRKNIYTQEIKDFIMKRILSGEMTQSEVIKEYSIPKSTLHRWLQKGDNTNG, from the coding sequence ATGTTATATAAAGAAATCCACATTGGAAAATTTATTAAGGAGAAGGTTGATGAAAATGAAATAACAATGGAGAGGATATGTAAGTTTTTAGGCAAAGATGAAGAGACTGTCGAAACCATGTACAACAGTAAATCTATAGATTCTGATCTTCTTCTAAGATGGAGCAAATTATTGGAATATGACTTTTTCAGGCTTTACAGCTCGCATCTCATTTTATATGCTCCGCCTGCTGCAGTCAACAAAAATCAACAGAAATCTGAAAAAATTCCTTATTTCAGAAAAAACATTTATACCCAGGAAATCAAAGATTTTATTATGAAAAGAATCTTGTCCGGTGAAATGACCCAAAGTGAAGTGATTAAAGAATATTCTATTCCTAAAAGCACTCTCCACAGATGGCTTCAGAAAGGTGATAATACAAACGGATAA
- a CDS encoding 3'-5' exonuclease: protein MKTTENILIVDLEATCWENRPPRGQESEIIEIGVCIMNAKTGRVSKNEGILIKPQFSKVSPFCTELTTLTQNMLDNEGVLLDDAFDILRAEYDSEELTWASYGNYDLNMLESQARRFYVDYPMSDDHINVKTLFGQLHPAIRKSVGMNRALGELGLTLEGTHHRGVDDARNIAKILHWCLNNC, encoded by the coding sequence GTGAAAACAACAGAAAATATATTAATCGTAGACCTTGAAGCAACGTGTTGGGAAAACAGGCCGCCCAGAGGTCAGGAAAGTGAGATCATAGAAATAGGAGTTTGTATTATGAATGCAAAAACCGGGAGAGTCTCTAAAAATGAAGGAATTTTAATAAAACCACAATTTTCAAAAGTAAGTCCGTTCTGTACGGAACTCACAACTCTTACCCAAAATATGCTGGATAATGAAGGAGTTCTGCTGGATGATGCATTCGATATTCTCAGGGCAGAATACGATTCGGAAGAGCTGACATGGGCCAGCTATGGAAATTATGACCTGAATATGCTTGAAAGCCAGGCCCGGAGATTTTACGTGGATTATCCTATGAGTGATGATCATATCAATGTAAAAACCTTATTCGGACAGTTACATCCTGCCATAAGGAAAAGCGTAGGAATGAACAGGGCTCTGGGAGAACTGGGCTTGACTTTAGAAGGTACCCATCACAGAGGTGTGGATGATGCCAGGAATATTGCAAAAATTCTGCATTGGTGTCTGAATAACTGTTAA
- a CDS encoding SWIM zinc finger family protein, which yields MEDTLTYSYAGSSSLLKRGALEELFLSKYSEVQKNTGAPCFFWGSVSQPFILARCLITLSNIVKAGFNLPPFQMALIKDPIVTVGDERLRFEGFSHCAGVYARIDVLPGGLDGAFLENGTINVDFNQSMITALGSIRPYEKIILSIGEKEVGLYTEKKKIIERKVPLPEKWIKGLGTVQVYLSESEELYTFNKIQAQQLFRGMPKGVVKCDYFLIVRGNKPTFSPVQSADGVCIGGLHRLRLLESLLPYTDYMKVFGHPKRQSVTWQLYMGNITFSFSLSREIWRGFSSEGAVLEGLINDVPDEWIDALDKYAYANQSFNKIMMAVEGNINIEKAENLTARLAAMGLLGYDVDTREFFYRRLPFKLSRVLELNPRMKNAEKLIEEGKVEFVSIKNERIEARVEGTDVQHTIILEEGKERCTCEWFIKYQGERGPCKHVLAVKKLAGT from the coding sequence ATGGAAGATACGCTTACTTACAGTTACGCAGGATCATCATCTCTGTTAAAAAGAGGAGCCCTGGAGGAACTGTTCCTCTCCAAATACAGTGAGGTCCAAAAAAATACAGGTGCCCCTTGTTTTTTCTGGGGAAGTGTAAGTCAGCCTTTTATTTTGGCCAGATGCCTTATTACACTCTCTAATATTGTGAAAGCCGGTTTTAACCTTCCCCCGTTTCAGATGGCGCTTATTAAAGATCCGATTGTTACTGTGGGAGATGAAAGATTACGCTTTGAAGGGTTTTCACATTGTGCAGGAGTATATGCACGGATAGATGTGTTACCGGGCGGATTAGATGGCGCGTTTTTAGAAAACGGGACTATTAACGTAGATTTTAACCAATCTATGATTACGGCTTTGGGGAGTATCCGTCCCTACGAAAAAATTATACTTTCCATAGGAGAAAAAGAAGTCGGGTTATATACTGAAAAAAAGAAAATCATAGAACGAAAGGTCCCTTTGCCTGAAAAATGGATTAAAGGCCTGGGAACAGTACAGGTTTATCTATCCGAATCGGAAGAACTGTATACATTCAATAAAATACAGGCGCAGCAGCTGTTCAGGGGAATGCCGAAAGGAGTGGTGAAATGTGATTATTTTCTGATAGTAAGAGGAAATAAGCCCACATTTTCTCCCGTACAATCAGCGGACGGTGTTTGTATCGGAGGCCTTCACAGGCTTCGTCTGCTGGAATCTCTGCTACCATATACAGACTATATGAAAGTTTTTGGCCATCCTAAGAGACAATCTGTAACGTGGCAGTTGTACATGGGAAATATTACATTCAGTTTTTCTCTGTCAAGGGAGATCTGGCGTGGATTTTCCAGCGAAGGTGCCGTATTGGAGGGGCTTATTAATGATGTGCCTGATGAGTGGATTGATGCGCTGGATAAATATGCATATGCCAACCAGTCTTTCAATAAAATAATGATGGCTGTGGAAGGGAATATCAATATAGAAAAGGCTGAAAATCTTACTGCAAGACTGGCAGCGATGGGACTTCTGGGATATGATGTAGACACCCGGGAGTTTTTCTATCGCAGGCTCCCTTTTAAATTGAGCCGGGTTTTGGAACTGAATCCCCGTATGAAAAATGCAGAAAAACTGATTGAAGAAGGAAAAGTAGAATTTGTAAGCATAAAAAATGAAAGAATAGAAGCCAGGGTAGAAGGTACTGATGTGCAGCATACAATTATTCTAGAAGAAGGAAAGGAACGTTGCACCTGTGAGTGGTTCATCAAATATCAGGGTGAGAGAGGGCCTTGTAAGCATGTTCTGGCAGTGAAGAAACTTGCCGGTACTTGA
- a CDS encoding DUF6493 family protein, whose translation MKERLYEIFNEEKTHEIIPFLKQLTAEERKALVPTIKKLDREISRIVMTKKSYHTAGSAEQHSIIDIASFVCMDQKNFGKKYWNVFRDVNRTEQILEWGCPSWFSDFINESVETELLAFNYRDILGWTEKGYVQPSPRLLGHHLSNYPSELEKHPETLQTHFWYLCEYPSRSLPFYKEWLPLIQKLVREQKVSRKRFLKECLLASNRNFNKNVTNWFMDAFVALKPADEEIIELQDELLAGLTSVQSKAINTILIYLKKIVHDPAFRSDEFTHYLPNLLSSEIKTIVVSTLGLIEKILQKKKFDQEILGVALSTAFVNKDDGIQSKAAKMILKYVPASENVKEAISLYSDNILTNIRPLLAKYIEEKQHKLEDIAIEKPALIKVENKVKEPGNFEDLMFFLPLAIENPETCHYDIALAGLIRFSEDADAESVQLIEPVFQKACKTIAKWEVPYFNVLLCNLIINYGLNLQKRFPAQLKNLGKIYQKTTEEEAVRETYLNYHKKIGPIEKIGVENPAMKGCKEIAVTVYRKMQSGDTTPLLSTVTHAPCWIAPETLVERFEIYQNKQIEPNHLDVQLALQRCALDDPSEAIQLAEKKLKGEYKALIFFLLGKNTRPEGNIEHPAWWITAGITRSPETDFKEFNGLGYDHIPKEFFSGIYQWKTIDSKKNSYYPVELSITIPKYHLEKGKDKLFLEYFVAEQKSFPEVPVFMWSFPNTPANVLAKIIKTCLFYSGIAEVYERSMVLKTIQALYQIKKPLDEMGYLFLATVFLDSDKTIRGIAAEIWLEHVSHQMMDNTILGTIIGQHENPEWAPVKRLTDLIQHHILNVSKNHNLALEELISTIILQMENPVTNLKRLLEIYHEVLALNQSKTCEKIKEKLSNWKENSSLKKICTLLLKK comes from the coding sequence ATGAAAGAAAGGCTTTATGAGATCTTTAATGAGGAAAAAACACATGAGATAATCCCTTTTTTGAAGCAGCTTACTGCTGAAGAAAGAAAAGCACTAGTCCCTACAATAAAAAAGCTGGACCGTGAGATCAGCAGGATTGTGATGACAAAGAAGTCTTATCACACTGCCGGTTCTGCAGAACAACACTCCATTATTGACATTGCTTCATTTGTATGCATGGACCAAAAAAATTTCGGTAAAAAGTACTGGAATGTTTTTCGCGATGTAAACCGGACAGAGCAAATTTTGGAATGGGGGTGCCCAAGTTGGTTTTCAGATTTTATCAATGAATCTGTAGAAACAGAATTGCTGGCTTTTAACTATCGGGATATTTTAGGGTGGACGGAAAAAGGCTATGTACAGCCATCTCCCCGGCTATTGGGACATCATTTGAGCAACTATCCCTCAGAGCTGGAGAAGCATCCTGAAACATTGCAGACTCATTTCTGGTACCTATGCGAGTATCCTTCAAGATCACTGCCTTTTTATAAAGAATGGCTTCCGTTGATTCAAAAGCTTGTAAGAGAACAAAAAGTCAGCAGAAAAAGGTTTCTTAAAGAGTGCCTTCTGGCTTCTAACCGGAATTTTAACAAAAATGTAACCAACTGGTTTATGGATGCATTTGTTGCATTAAAACCGGCCGATGAAGAAATAATAGAACTTCAGGATGAGTTATTGGCGGGTTTAACCTCTGTTCAGTCAAAAGCCATAAATACAATACTCATCTACCTAAAGAAAATAGTACATGATCCTGCTTTCAGGAGCGATGAATTTACGCACTACCTGCCCAATCTTTTGAGTTCAGAGATTAAAACTATAGTGGTTTCAACCCTGGGTTTAATAGAAAAGATATTGCAGAAGAAAAAGTTTGATCAGGAAATATTAGGAGTAGCATTAAGTACAGCCTTTGTAAACAAAGATGACGGGATTCAGTCAAAAGCAGCCAAAATGATTCTGAAATATGTTCCCGCTTCTGAAAATGTGAAAGAGGCAATCTCCCTATATTCGGATAATATACTGACTAATATACGGCCTCTTTTAGCAAAATATATTGAAGAAAAACAACACAAACTGGAAGATATAGCCATTGAAAAACCTGCTCTGATCAAGGTTGAAAATAAGGTGAAAGAACCTGGGAATTTTGAGGATTTAATGTTTTTTCTTCCTTTAGCGATAGAAAACCCGGAAACCTGTCATTATGATATTGCTCTGGCGGGACTCATCCGTTTTTCTGAGGATGCAGATGCTGAATCAGTGCAATTAATAGAACCTGTATTTCAAAAAGCCTGTAAAACTATTGCAAAATGGGAAGTTCCCTATTTTAATGTACTCTTATGCAATCTGATTATTAATTATGGCTTGAATTTGCAGAAACGGTTTCCGGCTCAATTGAAAAATCTTGGAAAAATATATCAGAAAACTACTGAGGAAGAAGCTGTAAGAGAAACCTATCTGAATTATCATAAAAAAATAGGTCCGATAGAAAAAATAGGGGTAGAAAATCCTGCCATGAAAGGATGTAAGGAAATTGCCGTTACTGTCTATCGTAAAATGCAATCCGGAGATACAACTCCTTTGTTGTCAACTGTGACGCATGCCCCGTGCTGGATTGCTCCTGAAACTCTTGTGGAAAGATTTGAAATCTACCAGAATAAACAGATAGAACCCAATCATCTGGATGTTCAGCTGGCATTGCAGCGTTGTGCACTGGATGATCCTTCTGAAGCGATACAGCTGGCGGAAAAAAAATTAAAAGGAGAGTATAAAGCGCTTATATTTTTCTTGTTAGGGAAAAATACCAGACCAGAAGGCAATATTGAGCATCCTGCCTGGTGGATAACAGCCGGAATTACACGTTCACCGGAAACGGATTTTAAAGAATTCAATGGTTTGGGGTATGATCATATCCCTAAAGAATTTTTTTCAGGAATTTATCAGTGGAAAACCATTGACAGTAAAAAAAATTCATACTATCCCGTTGAACTTAGTATAACAATTCCCAAATACCACCTTGAAAAAGGAAAAGATAAATTATTCCTGGAATACTTTGTTGCTGAGCAGAAAAGTTTTCCTGAAGTTCCTGTTTTTATGTGGAGTTTTCCCAATACACCGGCTAATGTTCTGGCCAAAATTATAAAAACATGTTTATTCTACTCCGGAATTGCAGAAGTGTACGAAAGGAGCATGGTACTGAAAACAATACAGGCTCTTTATCAGATCAAAAAGCCTCTGGATGAAATGGGCTACCTTTTTTTAGCAACAGTTTTTCTGGATAGTGACAAAACCATCCGGGGTATCGCTGCTGAAATCTGGCTGGAACATGTATCCCATCAAATGATGGATAATACAATATTAGGAACAATTATCGGGCAGCACGAAAATCCGGAATGGGCTCCTGTTAAAAGGTTGACAGATCTGATACAGCACCATATCCTTAACGTCAGCAAAAATCATAATCTGGCATTAGAAGAATTAATATCTACCATAATACTTCAGATGGAAAATCCTGTGACCAATCTGAAAAGGTTACTGGAGATTTACCATGAAGTATTGGCTTTAAACCAGTCGAAAACCTGTGAAAAAATAAAAGAAAAACTCAGCAACTGGAAAGAAAATTCAAGCCTGAAAAAAATATGCACTCTTCTTCTAAAGAAATAA
- a CDS encoding RNA ligase, Rnl2 family, with product MIFKTYNSIENAYQTRVIDQIKLQGFGDEIFIVQEKVHGANFSFFTNGKEIKIAKRTAFITKDEKFFNAHQILERYRKNVLEVFRKVKAIYPDAETVVIYGELFGGGYKHKEVDPVEGAIRVQKGIEYAPYNEFYAFDIKLNGITYLDTEIINPIFEETGFFYAKTLFQGTLEEALRYPNVFNSKIPVWLGLPEMNNMCEGTIIKTLKTRYFGNGARVILKNKNEKWIEKSKMVKKQERITQKQVQFSGAAQQIWEEIQRYVTVNRLNNVVSKTGEFAPEMIGKITGLFAKDILEDFEKDFPAVLTTIEKEEQKRINKKLNSLVINCIKEELTTFKD from the coding sequence ATGATTTTTAAAACATATAACTCTATAGAAAACGCTTATCAGACCAGGGTGATTGATCAGATCAAACTGCAAGGGTTTGGGGATGAGATTTTCATTGTACAGGAAAAAGTTCACGGAGCCAATTTCTCTTTCTTTACCAATGGAAAGGAAATTAAGATTGCAAAAAGAACTGCCTTCATTACAAAAGATGAAAAATTTTTCAATGCCCATCAGATATTGGAGCGCTACAGGAAAAATGTGCTTGAAGTCTTCCGTAAAGTGAAAGCTATATATCCGGACGCTGAAACAGTTGTAATCTACGGGGAATTATTCGGTGGAGGTTACAAGCATAAGGAAGTAGATCCGGTGGAAGGGGCAATAAGAGTACAGAAAGGAATTGAATATGCTCCCTACAACGAATTTTATGCTTTCGACATTAAGTTGAATGGAATCACTTATCTGGATACGGAGATCATCAATCCTATTTTTGAGGAAACCGGATTTTTCTATGCAAAAACCCTGTTTCAGGGTACTCTGGAAGAAGCTTTGAGATATCCCAATGTCTTCAATTCCAAGATTCCGGTCTGGCTGGGACTGCCTGAAATGAACAATATGTGCGAAGGGACTATTATCAAAACTTTGAAAACCAGATATTTTGGAAACGGTGCAAGAGTTATTCTAAAAAATAAGAATGAAAAATGGATCGAAAAATCCAAAATGGTTAAAAAGCAAGAAAGAATCACTCAGAAACAAGTTCAGTTTAGCGGAGCTGCTCAACAAATCTGGGAGGAAATCCAAAGATATGTGACTGTAAACCGGCTGAATAATGTTGTGAGTAAAACCGGTGAATTTGCACCTGAAATGATAGGAAAGATAACAGGTCTTTTTGCCAAGGATATTCTGGAAGATTTTGAAAAAGATTTTCCGGCCGTGCTTACAACCATTGAAAAAGAAGAACAGAAAAGGATCAATAAGAAATTAAATTCTTTAGTAATTAATTGTATAAAAGAAGAGTTGACAACTTTCAAAGACTAG